GCTGTTGCGAATCCTGTTGGGAACCACGTCGATTATGACTCTCATCTCCAAGACCTCGGCGAAGGCACCGAAGAAGTCACCTGCTGTGAAGACGATGAAGACTACCACTAGAGCAGGAACAGAGTCCACCGGCACCTGGAACAATGGAGTCTGTGTGAACGGAATGAATACGGAGAGCAGCTCTGCCGTTGCGGGGTTTGGAGGCGGCCAGAAGAGTGTCGTTGCGGCAAGCAACACAAAGAACGCCACCCCTCCGAACTGGACGAGTCTGAAGCGTGGCACCCACTTGATAGGGTCGAAGCGTGCTGACCAGAACCCGCTCCGTTCCTGAGCGACGGCGTTTGGCACAAAGACCAGAGTCCTGTACCCGGCCACAGCAACATCAGTCAGGAGATAGATGAAGTACATGGGGAACAACAGGAGCTGCCACCACACATTGCCCACACAAAACAGGACTATGTCGCCGAGTATCACTAGCGCCACAAATCGACTTGAGAAGACAAACCTCACTCCGTCCGCCAGGATACCAGCATAGCTTCCGGACTCCCCATTCTCCTTCTTCCTGATCTCCTCGGTCTCAGGAAAGTCCCTCACTGCCTTGAGCACCGCAAAGGCAAGCAGCACACAGGCAACAGCCTGAAGCTTGAACACCCACTGCCTAGAGTAGAGCATGGCAAGCCACGCTCCCGGCAGTAGTATGAGTGTGGAGATTATCTCGTAGACCATTGCCATGCGACCCTTCAGCTTGCCGTATTGTTTTCGGTCCGAGTCATGTGGCATGGCCACTCTGTAGTTGTTGTCAAACCATGCATCCACTGCACCACTCTGCTGCGACTGACCAAGACCATTGAGCGCGTAGATCAAGATGAAGTGCTCGTAGGGTGACGCGGTGTCGACGAGGGAGGTCAACCAATAAGCAAGGCTGAAGCACAAGAGTGCAGAAGCCAGTACCCATCTCTGGCCTATCTTGTCACCGACCGCCCCGCTTGGATAGTCGAGGAAGGTCTGGACCACAAGCTGGATTATCACAAGCAACCCCACCCGCTCAAGCCCTAGGATATAGTCCCCTCCACCAAGACTCTCCGCTATGTAGATCATCCAGAATGTGGTGCTGATTGTGAATGTCATTGCCATGGTTGGCATGAGCAGTACGATACGCTGAATCAGTGTGGTCACTTTGGGAGTGGGCGTCACCAGTCCGAAGAAGCGTGCAAAGAGGGCCATAGGGGTCACCACATCTGGTCGTGCGTCCTTCTGGACAGAACATCAATCTGCCTCTCGATGCCAACGAGAGCCGAAGCACGTTGGAACGGGTGTCATGTCAGCCGGACCAGGTTCGGGCGGTTCATCACTTCGACATGGCAGCAAATGAACTGAGTCAGACATGAATTCGCAGCATTGATGAAGACTATGGTGATGGTTACCACAGTGAGCATCACTTGGTCCAGAGTCTCATGTCTCATGGGTTACCCAAGGAGCTTTAGGACGGAGTCTCTCCTGAGGAAATCCTTTTATGGTGTCCAAAGGTTCGGGGCCGCCCAGCCTAGTCTGGCCAAGTCCGTGTTGAAAGCTAGAGTGTGGCTCAAATGATGATAAGAAGTAGCGCTTTGGCCCTGTTGCTCATCTTGCTGTTGGGAGCCGCAGCATCGTCAACTGCACCCTCAGTTCCTGTTCGGACATCTGACTACGAACTCGAGTACGAGAGTGTTATCGCCGCCACAAGCCTGCAAGTTGAGGTCGACAACTTCAACTACCTGAAGGCGTTTGATGATGACGACTTCGCATTCCATGTCTACAACTATACGTACCAGGTTGGCGGAGCGAATGTGAGCATCTACTTCCTGAGCAACAAGACGATCTACTCGTCCAAACTCTCTCTGGGTGACGGCTCTGCTGTCTTCTACAACATCCCACAGGGGTCGTACACCTACAACGTGACTTGGCAAGCGGCCCCCGGGGTTCAGCAGAGCGGCGTTCTTGTGTCGAATGGACCGGACGCATTCACAACTCCGAGTGTTGGCAATCTTGACCGCGAGAACGACCTGGATGACCTCCAAGCGACTGTACTTGATGTTGACGATAACCCTGCTCAAGGACTGAACTTCTCGATCCACTTCCAGAGCAACAACAGCATCTGGGGACAGGTAATACTGGGCGCCAACGGATTCGCCAACTTCACGGATCTGCCCAATGACAACTACACTTGGAAGGTGACTGTGATGTCCGGTCCGTACACTGGTTCTGTGATCAAGAGCGGCAACTTCACTGCCGACGGCACAGCCAAGCTTGTCCATCAGTGGGTTGGTCCCATCACTGGCAACCCTGACTACTACGACCTCGAGGTGTTCACCTACTATGAGACCACTCTTGATGCCCTTCAGGGCGCTATAGTTAATGTGACGTACAAGAACGGTATGAGTATCGACGCAAAGACGACTCCCACAAACGGTACTGTGCTGTTCATCGACCTGCCCATCGCCTTCATCAACTGGACTGTAAAACACATGGGTGAGTATCTTGGTCTTGGAAACTACTCATATGACC
This Candidatus Thorarchaeota archaeon DNA region includes the following protein-coding sequences:
- a CDS encoding MFS transporter; translated protein: MALFARFFGLVTPTPKVTTLIQRIVLLMPTMAMTFTISTTFWMIYIAESLGGGDYILGLERVGLLVIIQLVVQTFLDYPSGAVGDKIGQRWVLASALLCFSLAYWLTSLVDTASPYEHFILIYALNGLGQSQQSGAVDAWFDNNYRVAMPHDSDRKQYGKLKGRMAMVYEIISTLILLPGAWLAMLYSRQWVFKLQAVACVLLAFAVLKAVRDFPETEEIRKKENGESGSYAGILADGVRFVFSSRFVALVILGDIVLFCVGNVWWQLLLFPMYFIYLLTDVAVAGYRTLVFVPNAVAQERSGFWSARFDPIKWVPRFRLVQFGGVAFFVLLAATTLFWPPPNPATAELLSVFIPFTQTPLFQVPVDSVPALVVVFIVFTAGDFFGAFAEVLEMRVIIDVVPNRIRNSLYSLRPALTIIASIPVIYAFSFILPMYGFAVSFAICSMITLVGTLMIWKGYRYPIPRAQDLSSIRTDSEYTSEV